From a region of the Coffea arabica cultivar ET-39 chromosome 3e, Coffea Arabica ET-39 HiFi, whole genome shotgun sequence genome:
- the LOC113736453 gene encoding cysteine proteinase inhibitor B-like, translated as MAKPSSSLLTLSSFLLIFFILALFSTTIQVNALGRKVGAREKIEDVKSNKEVQELGEYCVSEYNKSLRKKNNESGAPIIFTSVVEAEKQVVAGIKYYLKIKATTSTGVPKVYDAIVVVRPWVHTKPRQLLNFSPSPATK; from the coding sequence aTGGCAAAACCATCATCATCTCTACTCacactttcttcctttcttctgaTCTTTTTCATTCTTGCACTATTTTCCACCACCATCCAAGTTAATGCCTTGGGAAGGAAAGTGGGAGCAAGGGAGAAGATTGAGGATGTGAAGAGCAACAAAGAAGTTCAAGAACTTGGGGAATATTGTGTTTCTGAGTACAACAAGAGTTTGAGGAAGAAGAACAATGAAAGTGGTGCTCCTATAATCTTCACTTCTGTGGTGGAGGCTGAGAAGCAGGTGGTTGCTGGGATCAAATATTATCTCAAGATTAAGGCCACCACTTCAACTGGGGTTCCCAAGGTTTACGATGCCATTGTGGTGGTTCGGCCTTGGGTTCATACTAAGCCAAGGCAGTTGCTCAACTTCTCCCCTTCCCCTGCCactaaatga